One region of Primulina tabacum isolate GXHZ01 chromosome 1, ASM2559414v2, whole genome shotgun sequence genomic DNA includes:
- the LOC142510171 gene encoding uncharacterized protein LOC142510171 — protein MREFTGQRDMVRTANTRFATAFLTLKRFQVQQANLRKMFKSEKWAKSRYFREAAGKRVAEVILMSSFWKTTVFALKVGGPLLKVLRLVDGEKRSPMGYIYEAMDIAKEAIAESFNNNEDKYRGIFEIIDKRWNVQMHHPLHAAGYFLNPEFFYSNRDIENDEEVLEGLYKCIVRLVRGEDLQDKITNQLDKYKKTEGLFGLRMSIRQRASKSPGYERNWSVFEHIHSKKRNRLSQQRLNDLAYIKYNRALRRRYAMRDEIDPISLSEIDDINEWLLGKLDDSDNENDDNDVVFEDDDLRWSDVAQAVGVGETKRKQSSTRTSLVDEVDEEEINIDVETEEEEEDADGYKSSDGADDIDLEDEDDDYNDI, from the exons ATGAGGGAGTTTACTGGACAGAGAGACATGGTAAGAACTGCAAATACTCGTTTCGCAACTGCTTTTTTGACTTTAAAGCGGTTTCAAGTTCAGCAAGCAAATCTGAGAAAGATGTTTAAATCTGAAAAGTGGGCAAAAAGTCGATATTTTAGAGAGGCGGCTGGAAAACGTGTTGCAGAAGTGATATTGATGTCTTCTTTTTGGAAAACTACAGTCTTTGCATTAAAAGTTGGCGGCCCATTGCTGAAAGTATTGCGGCTAGTAGACGGTGAAAAAAGATCCCCAATGGGTTACATCTATGAGGCAATGGACATAGCCAAAGAAGCTATCGCTgaatcatttaataataatgaaGATAAATATCGTGGTATTTTTGAAATCATCGACAAAAGATGGAACGTTCAAATGCATCATCCTTTGCATGCGGCTGGATATTTCTTAAATCCTGAGTTTTTTTACTCAAATCGTGACATAGAAAATGATGAAGAAGTGTTGGAGGGTCTGTACAAATGCATAGTTAGATTGGTGCGAGGTGAAGATTTACAAGATAAGATTACAAATCAATTGGATAAATACAAAAAAACAGAAGGACTTTTTGGTTTACGCATGTCTATTAGACAAAGAGCTTCAAAATCACCAG GTTATGAACGTAATTGGAGTGTATTTGAACAT ATACATTCTAAAAAAAGAAATAGGTTGTCTCAACAACGATTGAATGATTTGGCATATATCAAATACAACAGAGCGTTGAGGCGAAGATATGCCATGCGAGATGAGATTGATCCTATTTCTTTGTCAGAAATAGATGATATTAACGAATGGTTATTGGGAAAGTTGGATGATAGTGATAATGAGAATGATGATAACGATGTGGTCTTTGAAGATGATGATTTGCGTTGGAGTGATGTAGCACAAGCGGTTGGTGTTGGTGAAA CAAAAAGAAAGCAATCTTCAACTCGAACTAGTCTTGTGGATGAAGTTGATGAAGAAGAGATCAACATTGATGTTGaaactgaagaagaagaagaagatgccGATGGATACAAATCAAGTGATGGGGCTGATGACATAGATTTGGAAGATGAAGATGACGATTATAATGACATTTGA